The DNA sequence AAGGTGCGCGTCAGGGCGAATTCGCCCAGCTTGTGGCCCACCATCTGGTCGGTGACATAGACCGGCACGTGCTGCTTGCCGTTGTGCACGGCAATGGTCAGACCGA is a window from the Neosynechococcus sphagnicola sy1 genome containing:
- a CDS encoding ribosomal protein S19 family protein; this translates as GLTIAVHNGKQHVPVYVTDQMVGHKLGEFALTRTFKGHPADKKAKK